The genomic region GGCCTGTTGATGTATGGATTTGGGTCTAAGAAGCTGTTGCTGGAGGATTTTGCCTCCACGACCTTGACCGATTTCACTGTCATTGTGGTCAATGGTTATCTTCCGTCCATCAACTTGAAGCAAGTATGGCCTTCTGCCTAATATACTGATCTCTTGCCTGTATAATTGCTTGCCTCTGTACTCTCTTTTAAATGCTTTCAAAACTGTTGCACATGTATCATGTGTAGCTGTCTTGAACTTTCAGTCTTCGTGGACAAAAAAACCAAAAATGGCTGAATTGGCTTGGTTTCTATCAACCAACGCTCACAGAGATCAATTGGCTTTAACCTCTGTTAGCTAACAGGTTTGGGAATGAAAAGTAGATGAAACAACCACATGAAACAGGGGTAAACTTTTGCATATTAAAATCTACCAACTACCACTTCAATTGCTATGAAAAAATTGGTCTTATAGTTGTATTGTATGGAACACCTAGAGGAAGTTTCCGTGCGATCTTGGTTTGCACATCCAGATTGCCAGATTTGATGCCTTGGGTAAAGGAAATGCAGCCGCATTTGATTGCTAGATTTGTAACATAAACGCACTTTGAAGTACCAATTCTGCCTCTCTTAATCTCTTCTTTTTCAGGTATTGGCAACAATAGCTGAAATGTTTTGGGAGCAGACAAAACTTAAGCGAAAACGTCACTCAGGAACAAGGTCCCAACCATCACAAAATTTTGCATCCCAATCAATGGATGACATTATCTCGTTTTTGAACAACCAGACATCAGAAGATGGGGTTGATGGCGTGTGCCTTCTCATTCACAATATAGATGGACCTGCATTGCGTGATGCTGAATCACAGCAGTGTCTAGCACAAGTTTCTTGCTGTCCACAAATCCACGTTGTTGCATCAGTGGATCATGTCAACGCACCTTTATGTAAGTTCCTGCCACATTTAGCTTCCTTCTTTTCTAACGCCTTCATTGTTTAAGGTATCCTAAACTGGCAATTACTGACTTACTGTAGTGTGGGACAAGAAGATGGTGCACACACAGTTCAAGTGGAGCTGGTACCATGTCCCAACATTTGCACCCTACAAAGTTGAATGTGTGTTCTACCCATTGATACTTGCCAGTGGCGGTCATGCACAAACCACAAAAACTGCCCTCGTTGTTCTTCAGAGTCTGACACCAAATGCACAAAGTGTCTTTAGAGTTCTTGCTGAATATCAGTTAgcaaatgaaaaagaggaaggTAAGTAATGTGGTGTTTTTTCTTGAGAAGCACAGGGCAGCCTGTTTTATTGAACTTATTTTCCCTGCAAGACTTTCCATATTTTGTACACTAAATCACATTTGCAATGTTTGTCAGGTATGCCTGTCAGCAGCTTGTATACCAAATGCCGTGAGCGTTTCCTGGTGAGCAGTCAAGTGACATTGAACTCCCACCTGACAGAGTTTAAAGATCATGATCTTATAAAGATCAAAAAGCACTCTGATGGCCAAGATTGCCTCCACATCCCCCTTGTTCCTGATGCGCTGGGGAAATTGCTGCAAGAATTGGCCTGATATTCTGAATTTTTTACCTTTCGGTTGATTATTTGATTCAGCAAAACTCTTCCAAAGGAGAGGATTAATCTGCTACATGTAGTGTTACCATGAAATTAACTCAGTTGAGTATTCCATACTGTTCTACATAGATTATCCATCACTTATGATTTATGAAATGGCTGAATGTTGCATGTTACTCATGTCATTATCTTTCTTTGTCTCAGCATTTTTGTTGAGTTTCAATATGGCATTGCGTAATTTTCAATACGGAACTGTATTCAGAAGGCCATGTTTGATATCTTGATCAAAGcatggattgctccaaaagatctgcGCATATCTATCAACTCCCAAGTATTCGGCCTACACAAAATTTTCATACTTTTGGGTGCATTTGTTCTCAACTTTTGAAGTTGTCTTTCTTTCGATACTCCAAAAGCAACTATTCATGCAATTGCAGCATGCATAGAATCAACCAGTATCTGAAAAATAATACCGTTTCTTCCTTTATCTGAATACGGACTCAGTATTACATTATTACATCTCAACTTGATACAACAAGACAGTGGCATACTGCAGTATATACATGTTGATGATTCTAGTACATAGAACATCACGGTCTACATGAAGTGTGAAATGTAACGGAAGCAATAGCAAAGTACACTAAAATTTGATCAGTTTCTCGTTCTTCAGCCATAAAAGCATCTCAGCTAGACCTTCAGTCAAGTTTCTTGGATTGTAGCCCAGTTCCCTCTTTGCTTTGTCACATGAATACGCCCATTGATGTCTAATAACACGAACCGTCTGCAATCCACAGTATGGAGACACTATTAAACCCACAAGGATGGACTATATGCAAACAATAAAGTTAAATgcttagaattttttttaaaaaatgctGGGACATACGGGGTAACTGATAAGAGGGAGCTTTCCAGTGATTCGAGCAATGAAAACTGAAATCCAGCCATATATTTCAATCAGCCAGAGTGGTACGTGGAAGTACGGGGCCTTTGTGTTTGTGATATTAGCAGCCATATTGAAAATATGTATGAATGACAAGTTTTCGCCGGTGAGCAGATATCTTTCTCCCACTCTGCCCTTCTCCATAGCTGCAATGTGCCCACTAACAACATCGTCGACATGGCAAAATGATTCTCTATCATACCCATCTCCAATGTAGCCAGGTAGACGGCCATTGAACCTTTCAATTagtcttatattttgagacagagggagtatatatgacTTATTCATGGGCAAGAAGGTCGTCATACAATGCGGGAAACAAGGTTTCCAGTTGTAAGTTTTCCAGGACCATAGATGACTCCTGGATAGACAATGGTTATTGGCACCCCCTCTGCTGCTGCCTGCAATGCGATTCTATCTGCAAGAACCTTTGATTTCTCATACTCCGTGCAAAATGTTTTTCCTTTGTGCATCTGCAATTTAGAACAATTTAACTGTTTTACAGCTTGCAGCGTTTGCGCAAAATCTCTGTGTAAATGTAGATAACTCAGTACCCCAATTTTAATAGCAGAGTAGCAGTCTGACTAGCAGAATTGTTCTTGGAAATAGCAACAGCGACCAAAGCAGTTAGGTTTCAAGGTTTGAACATTGTAGAATATCTATCTACCCTTGCAATGTGATGCAGTCAAGTAAATATCTGTATGCTCTTGTAAACCAACGTGCTAGCTAACAAACAGCATTGATAATGCATCCGCCCAGAACAGGACTACCAACCACAACGAACTCACCACCACGAGACGGCCCACACAAGGAGACGTTTGGGCCAGCCCATGCAGGCCCGGCCCACACGTTCTTCCGGAAGCCTCCAACGGTCGATTTCCACCGCGCTACGCCCCCGAGGCACATTGAAAACCCCCAACCCCCTCCCACCACTCCCCGAAATCCCCGGCTTAAACCCCAACATTCCCCCGCCCCCGCCTCCAGGAAACCCAATCCCACCACCACCTGCGGCTGCTCCGGGATCGAGGTgcgcggcggcgatggcgatcGAGAAGAAGGGGATGTCGGCGTACGAGGCGGAGCGGGAGAGGACGGTGGAGGAGAACAAGCGCAAGATGGAGGCGCTCAACCTGCGCCacctctccgccgccgtcgccacctacGCACCCAAGACCCCCTCCCCCATGGTCACCACCCCTCTCCCTCATCCCTCCCTCCTCGCCGCCTTCTCTTTCCGCGGCCGTTCCCTTTGCTGAATCGGTCGTTTCGTCGCCATTAATCGTGCATTTCCCTTTCTTGTTTTCGCGCCTGAGCAGAAGCACAAGAGGCGCAGGGTCATCGAAGCCGCGACCCCCGTCCCGTCGCCGCCGAGGAGGTCCCGCCGGCTCGCCCACCTCCCCGAGGTCAAGTACGCCGACGCCTGCGCGGAGGTATccatccatccacccgtccatctCTTCCTGCCCCCTTGCCTGATCTGTACCAAGCTTTCGGGGGAAATGCTTATAATGGATAAATGCACCTGTTTCTTGTGATTTTTGCGTGCACACGGTTTCTATTTCGTCCCTTGCGTAGCTAATTTGCCTTTTCCTGCGAGATGGCAACTGATTTTGTCCATCTTTTGGTGTGAGATGGCAACTCATTTTGCCTCTTGCTCGCCGTTTTTTTTACTGCCTATTGCTGCTCATACTGTAACTGCAAATACACTGTTGAACTGCAAGATGATGTTTACTTCACATTTTTATCTGTTGATGACTTGTCTTGTCCCAGATCATGTCAATTCGTTACGAACTAGTTTGACTTTTCCTCACTGTTTTTACTGTCTAGTGCTGCTCATACTGTAAGTAGTACAGCCTGTTGCTCAACTGAAGATGATATTTGCTCCACGTTGTTGTCTGTTGAAGTGACCCAGATTATGTAAATTTACTACTCCTAAAAGTATGAACTAGTAAGAGTTAAATCAAGTACAGGGGCAGCATTAGCATAGGTGCTCTAGAACTGCTCTGCTTCTGTTCAGAGGCATCTGAACAAAAGGCTTAAAAATGTCCTATCCTAAAACAAAAGGCCTCAGGCATTGAGCCATTGTATTGTGATCTTTAAATGCATTTTCTATGTTGTCCCTTGCATAGCTAATTTGCCTTTTGCTGTGAGATCGCAACTGATATAGCCACCTTTTGCTGTGAGATAGCAACTAATTTGCTTTTTACTCGCTGTTTGTACTGCCTAGTGCTGCTCATACTGTGATTGCAAGTGCAGCCTGTTGCAGAACCGGAGATGATTTTACTTCACTTTTTTATCTGTTGAACTGTCCCTGTCAATTTATTATGAAGCAGTAAGAATAAAAACAAGTGTATGTTATTCTAAATTCTGATTCTAAAATTTCCTGCCAACTGCTTCTGTTCAGAGGCAGCTTGTATTCTTTTCTGGAAAATCTCGTATCCTTAAGAGAACTATACAGGCATTGAGCCATTGTAGTATTGTCCCTACTGTAATCAACTGAATTCCATATTTGCTTCTCTGACAAGTAAGGTTTGTTTTCAATTGACAGGTGGGAGAAGATAGTGAGAGAGTGGGAAGGTTTGTGAATATGTGCTATCATTATCATAGGAGCTCAAGACCTGTAACCTCTTCCATCGTGTGAAATAACTTCATCGTATCTATCCATTTCTTCTGCAGGTGGTCTCCTAGAAGGCGAAGTGGCAGCATCTACTTAGCAGGAGGTGGAGGTGGACCAATTTCCATGAAAGCTAGGATGGAGGCAGCAAGCAAAGCTGAGGAGTTAGAATCACAACTTGACCCTCAATTTCCATCCTTCATGAAGCGGATGCTACATTCACATGTGGTGCGAGGGTTCTGGTTGGTGAGTATTGCACTACTATGACTTGTCCTCCTAGTAAATTCATAGCTCATCGATCTTGTATTCTCCTGCGTCCTAACTTTGTTGTATGGCATGATCAAAAGGGTCTCCCAAGCCATTTCTGTGACACGTACCTGCCAAAGAATGACTGCACTATCACTTTGGTGGATGAGAAAGATGAGGAGTTCGAGTCCAAATACCTTGCCTACAAGAAGGGGCTAAGTGGTGGCTGGGCTGGTTTTGCTCTGGATCATGTGATTCGGGATGGAGACTCGACGGTCTTTCAGCTGATCAAGCCTACAACCTTCAAGGTTTGAAAACCTACTGGACACTAATATCTGAATGATACGCAGTTGTGAACTCAAGATGGTGTTTACTTTTGACTAATGTGAATAACTGAATTTCTTTTCAGGTGCATATCATCCGAGCTgctgttggtgatgatgacaacgAGGAAATGGAGTGAGCATACCTTGCAGCTTCACTGCTAAGAACTAACCTATCGGTAGATGGTACTAGTTAGGAGTCTGGTATGGCTTAAGCTTTATCTATCTGGATCGCCTGTGCTGCGGTTATGCATTTTGTTGGTATGTCCAACAGTGGCTTACAAGATGGCAAGTAGGATTTGGGGCGTGGTGTAGGCTTTTGTGTATCAGGATTACCCGCGCAGCTATGTAATATGTTTCCGTGTCCAGCAGTACTGATAATGAGATCAGATGGCAAGTAATCAGCTAATTGTGTGTCTGTCTGCTACTACATATTGCTCTTCCTAAATGAAGTCTCTAGTGTAACATAATACACAATTTTCCTTATATAGACCAGGAAATGATTCTTTGGCCTAAAAATTGTATGTACCTAAAGTCCTAATTCCTAAACTAGGAGAAGGACACAATGGCTCAAAAGGATGCCAAATATCATATCAATCTTCAGCTCACATAAATACACATGGTACATTAGTATATCATCATCCTACACTTTCTGAAGCCCTTTCACTCTTCTCCCTTCTTCAAATTGTATCTCTTGTATACATAAGTGCACCATCAGATTCACAAATTAGCATCACGATATTTCCTCCTTGCCAGCCTCATTGAAGTTTGTTTCCCTCAGTCCTATCAGAAGTTATTCATGCAAACCATATCATCATCATGAGGAAAAAGGTAAACAACTTAAGCGGAGCGATTCGTTACTCGTCATCAATCGGCATACCTCATGACAAGTCCAGGCTTGGTTTTCAGGCTTGGTGGTATCAGTCCGGAGAGATTGTTGTTGTTCAGGAACCTGACATTGTGCAGAGCAAATGTATCAGGGGAAGAAAGCCGGTGAAAGAAACTTGAGGAGGAGAAACTGAGCGCTTACAGTTCCTTAAGATTGGTGAGGTTTCCCAGCGACGGGTTGATCGCTCCGCTGAACTGATTGCCATCAAGATGCCTTTTTTGAAATGTGGAATGTTAGTATGCAGGAAAATAATCCTGGGATGAATAATTCAATATATGCATTGGGCTTACAGTGCAGTTAAGGTCTGCGTGCTGCTGAAGTCAGGTATGGGTCCTGAGAGTTTGTTGCCACTGAGAGAACTGCAGGGAGTGAAAAGATCAGAGGCAAGGTTAGAAGGGGTGTTTTTCTTATTTTGTCTATTTGACACACATGGTTAATGGTTTTATTATTGTACAGCTTACATGGTATTCATCCCTGTCAAATTTCCAATGCTGTCGGGAAGCGATCCTGAAAGACCACGATTTTTTAGATCCCTGTAGTACAGAACAGAGGTCATATTGTTGCAGAAATGGTCAGAACAGTTCACTGACTCTAAGTTTCATAATACTGTATCACAATTCCAGTGGCCAAATTTGATCGAAATTATTTCAGTTTGAGCCATGTTGGCAACTGGATGAGTTCATATAATCTGGATGCTTACAGTGACAGGACACGCACGGGTGAGTCGTCGGAGCAACCGACCCCGGTCCACGAGTTCTGCCGCGGCAGGCAGGGGTCGCCGGCCCAGTCAGGCGGCGggttcttcaagctcctcgcgagATCTTCCATTGCACCCACTGCACAATGTAGAAGAAGCCTGAACCTTTTTATCACCCAATCACTAATTTCACAAACGTAAGGTGAAACACACTAATTACTAGTGTAGATGATGACAATTTACAGTCTGAAAGTACCTACATATCGGCATGTGATATGAAGGGTCTGAAATTGAGTAGCACATACCATCGCTGGTGGCGGTCCTGCCGCCGACGGGCACGATCTGGTAGATCTCGGCGGCGTTGATGAGCGGGCCGACGGGGCAGGTCCCGTTGGGCGTGAGCAGGATCTCCGTCTTCCCGGCCAGCTGAATGGTGTTGGAGTAGACCATGACGCCGGCGGCGGAGGCGTTGAGCCCCCGGAAGAAGTCCTTGCCGTTCATGGAGACGTCGAAGACGCGCCAGCTGTAGGGGCTGGCCGTGCGCGGGTCCTGGAAGTAGAGCGCCACGTAGTAGCTGGCGAAGGGCAGCTCCAGGGGCGGCCACTGCACGGTCAGCTTCTTCCCCCGGCTGGTGGTGATGGCGCCCTTGAGCGCCCTGGCCGGCGGCAGGTTCCAGAAGTCCGCCGGCGCGATCGGCGAGTGGCTCTCCGTCGTGGGGTTGCCGTCCGTGAACGGCGCCCAGTACCGGTTGTACTGGTCATCTGGATAGCTAGAATTGGTAATGCCAAGCAGCACGTCGCGTTAGGGGTCTCCATGGATGGATGCCATGCCACTGCCATGCATGCATGCGCTGCAGCGCCGGTGCCGGTCGATCGGCGCCGACGGACGTGCAGCGTGCGTACCTGATGATCTCGCCCTGGGCGCCCATGGCGCTGCGCGTGACGGTGCTGAGGACGTACTTGTCGAAGTCGGTGGTGTTGTACATGGAGTCCTCGAGGTCGACGAGCTCCAGGGCGGAGATGAAGGGGCTGGAcctggtgtcggggcggcgggcgAGGCAGACGCTCATGGACTTGCCCTGCGCCTGCGCCACCATCTCGAAGTAGGTGGACATGCCGCGGCGGGCGCTGTCGGCGGTGTTGACGGCGCTCCATAGGGTGCCGTCGACGATCTGGTCGAACACGGGGGGCTCGGCGCCGCCGTCGAAGCCGCCGTAGAAGTAGGTGGTGCGGACGAGGTAGCGCGAGCCCTTGACGGCGGGGACGGTGTAGCAGTACTTGCGCGCGGTGGCGTCCGGGAAGTGGCGCAGCGTGGCGAGGACCGGCAGGATGGCGGGCTTGTTGACGGCGGAGGCGTTGCCGACGGCGATGAAGCCGGCGTCCGGGACCCACTTGATGCTCCCCACCTGCACCTCCTTGTCCGCGCCGCAGTTTATGTAGAACCCTGTCAAACGGACGGATCAACCAACGCGATGCCGATAATTCATCCAAGGCTGCTAGTTGGATCGTTGGTACCTCTGGGTTGCGGGACGGcgggggcggcgtcggcgtcggcggcgcgggaggagggagcggtggcggcgaggaggaagaagagggggaggaggaaggcAATGGGGAGTGGCATCGTAATGTCATAATAGGATTGGATGGATGGAGCACCCGCGAAGGGGAGGCTCCCGAGGAGAAGAGGCCAGGAAAGGGGGCTCCGGAAGGGAGGAGGGAAATGTTTATGGGCACGTCTCGTCTGCACGCGCGCGCCGTCGCCGGAGGACagacagccagccagccagccagacCACGAACGGAGGTCGATCGCAGGGAGGAGAGTGGACGTACGGCTGGTCTTGGTTCGTGCATGCAGGGTCACCGCTTAAATATAGCAGTGCAAGGTTGAAGGGGTCAACGCAGCGTGCTTGGGGGCCTCATGTCTTGGCCTCTTGGGTGCGATCGGGTCCATCGACGGCGCGTTTGCGACGAAAACGGCGACGCCGCGTCGGTGGAGCACGCACGATCCATCTACCGGCCCGGCCAGTGTAAGGCGCTCGCATTTTTTAGATTTATTTCAGAGTTTTCAATGAAAAAAGACGTCCCGTCTGATTATGAAGCATCTGTGATGACTTCTTCAATTTTAAGATGTTGTGTCCTCGATATCTTGGAGGCACTCATAGAAATAAGGTGTGTGTACATACATTTATAGGAATGAGTGTATGCGTTTAACAGAACAGGCTAGTTTAGCCGGGACAGGGAAATATGATCAAGTCGTTCTTTCTTCCTCTCAGAGGAAATT from Triticum aestivum cultivar Chinese Spring chromosome 4A, IWGSC CS RefSeq v2.1, whole genome shotgun sequence harbors:
- the LOC123081516 gene encoding origin of replication complex subunit 2, with the translated sequence MAPRGGHAAASSGSEDEEEEAEAGFSRSYFLAKEKETSSAKKRARAAAAVGKLSDLNLVDEQVLRASLAEIPPKHEKEVEALTRSYKDQYRNWLFELRCGFGLLMYGFGSKKLLLEDFASTTLTDFTVIVVNGYLPSINLKQVLATIAEMFWEQTKLKRKRHSGTRSQPSQNFASQSMDDIISFLNNQTSEDGVDGVCLLIHNIDGPALRDAESQQCLAQVSCCPQIHVVASVDHVNAPLLWDKKMVHTQFKWSWYHVPTFAPYKVECVFYPLILASGGHAQTTKTALVVLQSLTPNAQSVFRVLAEYQLANEKEEGMPVSSLYTKCRERFLVSSQVTLNSHLTEFKDHDLIKIKKHSDGQDCLHIPLVPDALGKLLQELA
- the LOC123081520 gene encoding B3 domain-containing protein Os03g0184500 → MAIEKKGMSAYEAERERTVEENKRKMEALNLRHLSAAVATYAPKTPSPMKHKRRRVIEAATPVPSPPRRSRRLAHLPEVKYADACAEVGEDSERVGRWSPRRRSGSIYLAGGGGGPISMKARMEAASKAEELESQLDPQFPSFMKRMLHSHVVRGFWLGLPSHFCDTYLPKNDCTITLVDEKDEEFESKYLAYKKGLSGGWAGFALDHVIRDGDSTVFQLIKPTTFKVHIIRAAVGDDDNEEME
- the LOC123081519 gene encoding probable leucine-rich repeat receptor-like protein kinase At2g28990; its protein translation is MPLPIAFLLPLFFLLAATAPSSRAADADAAPAVPQPRGFYINCGADKEVQVGSIKWVPDAGFIAVGNASAVNKPAILPVLATLRHFPDATARKYCYTVPAVKGSRYLVRTTYFYGGFDGGAEPPVFDQIVDGTLWSAVNTADSARRGMSTYFEMVAQAQGKSMSVCLARRPDTRSSPFISALELVDLEDSMYNTTDFDKYVLSTVTRSAMGAQGEIISYPDDQYNRYWAPFTDGNPTTESHSPIAPADFWNLPPARALKGAITTSRGKKLTVQWPPLELPFASYYVALYFQDPRTASPYSWRVFDVSMNGKDFFRGLNASAAGVMVYSNTIQLAGKTEILLTPNGTCPVGPLINAAEIYQIVPVGGRTATSDVGAMEDLARSLKNPPPDWAGDPCLPRQNSWTGVGCSDDSPVRVLSLDLKNRGLSGSLPDSIGNLTGMNTISLSGNKLSGPIPDFSSTQTLTALHLDGNQFSGAINPSLGNLTNLKELFLNNNNLSGLIPPSLKTKPGLVMRTEGNKLQ